The following proteins come from a genomic window of Brevibacillus antibioticus:
- a CDS encoding SRPBCC family protein: protein MTPNSESKELVITREIHAPRELVYQVWTEAEHLKHWWGPKGFEISVKHLDFREGGFFHYSMQAPDGSQMWGKFVYQEIKAPEKIVWINCFSDEAGNIVRSPFSELIPLEIRNEVTLSDNNGTTDITLCSRPINASEEERSFFEGMFDSMKQGFGGTFDQLEQYLSEEKTSQSVQ, encoded by the coding sequence ATGACGCCCAACTCGGAAAGCAAAGAGTTAGTAATAACGCGTGAGATTCATGCGCCACGTGAACTTGTATACCAAGTATGGACTGAAGCAGAGCACCTGAAGCACTGGTGGGGGCCGAAAGGGTTTGAAATAAGTGTAAAGCATCTCGATTTTCGTGAGGGCGGATTTTTCCACTACAGCATGCAAGCTCCTGATGGCAGTCAAATGTGGGGTAAATTTGTGTACCAGGAGATCAAGGCTCCCGAGAAGATTGTCTGGATCAACTGCTTTTCGGATGAGGCAGGAAACATTGTCAGGTCTCCATTCAGTGAGTTGATCCCGCTCGAAATTCGCAATGAGGTAACATTGAGCGATAATAATGGTACAACCGACATAACCCTTTGCAGCCGACCGATCAATGCTTCTGAAGAAGAGCGCAGCTTCTTTGAGGGGATGTTCGATTCTATGAAGCAGGGCTTCGGAGGAACTTTTGATCAGCTTGAACAATATTTGTCGGAGGAAAAAACTAGCCAAAGCGTCCAATAG
- a CDS encoding DUF2785 domain-containing protein — MSNTRTKLMIDLQRIEKEHYQLREGERTQDFLTLMLQFIGDPQPELRDGLIYPTLYTWIYEENRFTETELSNLLAILTDEHHLFYHIGSEGDQSVFTRTFSVLPVALIVRLHSKKPFLDYAEFQNLKHSLLRYYKEEKDLRGYLPEGGWAHGASHGADALLELVKCPESDKAVQLEVLAAIEGMLHNGKQIFSDEDDERIASIVDTMIEEGLLPQQEIADWISGLTKCVDWPKSYVQTIARVNSKNFLRSLYFRRGQGSRGNVLAAVILATETKLNKFARGRY; from the coding sequence GTGAGCAATACAAGGACGAAACTCATGATAGACCTGCAAAGAATTGAGAAGGAACATTACCAGCTTCGTGAAGGTGAGCGGACTCAGGATTTTTTAACTCTCATGCTGCAATTTATCGGGGATCCTCAACCGGAATTACGGGATGGACTGATCTATCCGACACTGTATACATGGATTTATGAAGAGAATCGGTTTACGGAAACGGAATTGAGCAATCTTCTGGCCATTCTGACCGATGAGCATCATTTGTTCTATCATATTGGTAGCGAAGGTGATCAGTCTGTATTTACAAGGACGTTCTCTGTTCTACCAGTTGCTTTAATAGTACGGCTTCACAGCAAGAAGCCTTTTCTGGATTATGCTGAATTCCAAAATCTTAAGCATTCACTGCTCCGCTATTATAAGGAGGAAAAGGATCTGCGCGGCTATCTGCCTGAAGGAGGCTGGGCTCATGGTGCGTCACACGGTGCCGATGCTTTGCTGGAGCTGGTCAAGTGTCCGGAGAGCGATAAAGCGGTACAGCTTGAAGTACTTGCTGCTATTGAGGGGATGCTCCATAATGGGAAACAAATTTTTAGCGATGAGGATGATGAGCGGATCGCCAGTATCGTGGATACCATGATTGAAGAGGGGTTGCTTCCACAGCAGGAGATTGCTGACTGGATAAGCGGTTTGACAAAATGTGTCGACTGGCCGAAAAGCTACGTTCAGACGATCGCCCGTGTGAACAGTAAAAATTTCCTGCGTAGTCTCTATTTCAGAAGAGGACAGGGCAGCCGCGGAAATGTTCTTGCCGCTGTCATACTTGCTACAGAGACGAAATTGAACAAGTTTGCGAGAGGGAGATATTGA
- a CDS encoding DUF6138 family protein — translation MNELQKEALEEMKTAIHKWFDEQENRKDIEEVVLRTTLQVGIFNFATLDYRPGRTRVESSKSVGSAAGKKSMKASPFTPEQILHEVQPLLEDIVRERLDKLETSPLINYRFTFQGTFATTDGLVELTVLETVYEEKKRQLLERIQSYMEEKLEKGSNPTNRLETFFLARHLLDPHLFPEPQAAKTIALFDRIQELNKERVEALAEHRRDIIRALTDWVENVFLPRYYDVTRSEYRTNEYVIKLDAVFEDKDEPNQPIDLLLYGAVMIIRYEPDFNKLKGQTFLELAKQLGSGKAARMLKDGSDSFSQEDVLLRHELVECKANDVFSLFTIVICKEEAGAYERAISFILSLLRKDFPKSYKIKLKSSVKEYLPIKGLAKSDTHRFFANALVYSELHPLLEEYAREAMEEFEWYEDTESEKSVMPGSYAVFGLGLSDERYFPLVEAYMDLVDDEHQLVHDKFTAVFAETYGITERSTPTLIACLLRSHDSLKLKIQPELESEDKLSLFVQQIETLSDDEAERVLYPIWGKAEKLAALARKAQGPRKELIIRLLKAAGIA, via the coding sequence ATGAACGAATTACAAAAAGAAGCGCTGGAAGAGATGAAAACGGCGATTCATAAATGGTTTGACGAACAGGAAAATAGAAAGGACATAGAAGAAGTAGTCTTACGCACCACACTGCAAGTAGGCATCTTTAACTTTGCCACACTGGATTATCGGCCGGGCAGGACTAGGGTTGAAAGTTCGAAATCTGTGGGGAGTGCCGCAGGCAAAAAGTCGATGAAAGCTTCGCCCTTTACGCCGGAGCAGATATTGCATGAGGTTCAGCCCCTACTGGAGGATATCGTAAGGGAGAGGCTGGACAAGCTGGAAACGTCGCCGTTGATCAACTACCGTTTTACTTTCCAAGGAACCTTCGCAACGACGGATGGGCTTGTGGAATTAACGGTGCTGGAAACTGTGTATGAAGAGAAAAAGCGGCAGCTTCTGGAGCGAATTCAGTCTTATATGGAGGAAAAACTGGAGAAGGGCTCTAACCCGACAAACAGGCTGGAAACCTTCTTTTTGGCGCGTCATCTGCTTGATCCGCATTTGTTCCCCGAACCGCAAGCCGCAAAGACGATAGCTTTATTTGACCGGATTCAGGAGTTGAATAAAGAACGGGTTGAGGCTCTCGCGGAGCATCGAAGAGATATCATTAGGGCTTTGACCGACTGGGTCGAGAATGTATTTTTGCCGCGTTACTATGATGTCACCCGTTCCGAATACAGAACCAATGAGTATGTAATCAAGCTGGATGCTGTTTTTGAGGACAAGGATGAGCCGAATCAACCTATCGACCTTTTGTTGTACGGAGCGGTGATGATTATTCGTTACGAGCCCGACTTCAACAAACTCAAGGGTCAGACTTTTTTGGAGCTGGCGAAGCAGCTTGGCAGTGGTAAAGCCGCGCGTATGCTGAAGGATGGCAGCGATAGCTTCTCGCAAGAAGACGTCCTTTTGCGCCATGAATTGGTCGAATGCAAGGCTAACGATGTTTTTTCCCTTTTCACAATCGTTATTTGCAAGGAAGAAGCCGGCGCGTACGAGCGGGCGATTTCGTTTATTCTCTCCCTGCTCCGAAAGGACTTCCCGAAAAGCTACAAAATCAAGTTAAAATCCAGCGTGAAGGAGTATTTGCCCATCAAGGGGTTAGCCAAATCAGACACGCACCGTTTTTTTGCGAATGCTTTGGTTTATTCCGAGCTGCATCCTTTATTGGAAGAATACGCTCGTGAGGCGATGGAAGAGTTTGAATGGTACGAGGATACAGAAAGCGAAAAAAGCGTAATGCCGGGCAGCTATGCTGTGTTCGGGCTGGGGCTTTCGGATGAGCGGTATTTTCCGCTTGTTGAAGCTTACATGGATCTTGTGGATGATGAGCATCAGCTGGTGCATGACAAGTTCACAGCCGTTTTCGCCGAAACCTATGGCATAACGGAACGCTCGACTCCCACCTTGATCGCCTGCCTGCTGCGCTCCCACGATTCGCTAAAGCTGAAGATTCAGCCGGAGCTGGAAAGCGAAGACAAGCTGTCGCTATTCGTACAGCAAATAGAGACGCTGTCGGATGACGAGGCCGAGCGGGTGCTGTACCCGATCTGGGGCAAGGCGGAGAAACTGGCTGCATTGGCTCGAAAGGCGCAGGGACCGCGCAAGGAGCTGATCATTCGTCTGCTAAAGGCTGCGGGTATAGCCTGA
- a CDS encoding tetratricopeptide repeat protein — translation MQLSDSTHTEITSLCKQGDDLVRAGNLEEGKNKYVAALRLLPENHREWEAATWIYVAIGDAHFQMKNYDKAFKCFFNAVQCPEGMGNPYIHLRLGQLYYEQENLEKAADELTRAYMGAGIAIFMEDDPKYLAFLETKIEI, via the coding sequence GTGCAACTTTCAGATTCTACCCATACCGAAATTACCTCGCTGTGTAAACAAGGGGATGATTTGGTGAGAGCAGGCAATCTTGAGGAGGGCAAGAATAAGTACGTCGCGGCCCTCCGATTACTCCCGGAAAATCATCGAGAATGGGAGGCCGCAACGTGGATATATGTGGCTATTGGGGATGCCCATTTTCAAATGAAGAATTACGATAAGGCATTCAAGTGTTTCTTTAATGCTGTACAGTGTCCGGAGGGGATGGGGAATCCCTACATCCATCTTCGGTTAGGGCAATTGTATTACGAACAGGAAAACCTTGAAAAAGCTGCAGACGAGCTGACCCGGGCTTACATGGGTGCCGGGATTGCGATCTTTATGGAAGATGACCCCAAGTACCTTGCGTTTCTGGAGACAAAAATAGAGATTTGA
- a CDS encoding imm68 putative immunity domain-containing protein — MYISKWWGDLIGGSDDSLALIDYLEQLDATNVTLNQILKDLGLDVLLSEGDLKSGGSIGFDIKNANGTFRAEIDIACSALIDLSAIVLESQKSGYVDLHDLDKDRQPCKLSIDASDELKNLLREELYKFSRDPLAYELAELVPADDMRELAEKAKIIADELAPLS; from the coding sequence ATGTACATAAGCAAATGGTGGGGAGATTTAATTGGCGGTTCCGATGATTCGCTGGCATTAATAGACTATTTGGAGCAATTGGACGCAACGAATGTGACGCTCAATCAGATTTTAAAGGACTTGGGTCTGGATGTTCTGCTTTCCGAGGGAGACTTGAAAAGCGGTGGAAGTATTGGATTTGACATAAAAAATGCTAACGGCACGTTTCGAGCAGAAATTGATATTGCCTGCTCAGCTCTAATCGATCTCTCAGCCATTGTGTTGGAGTCTCAAAAATCAGGCTATGTCGATTTGCATGATTTGGATAAGGATAGGCAGCCGTGCAAACTTTCTATAGATGCCTCCGACGAATTAAAGAACCTGCTTCGGGAGGAATTGTACAAGTTTTCCCGTGATCCGTTGGCTTACGAATTAGCCGAGCTTGTTCCGGCCGATGATATGAGAGAACTTGCGGAAAAGGCAAAAATAATCGCAGATGAGTTGGCACCGTTAAGCTGA
- a CDS encoding tyrosine-type recombinase/integrase: MKKNDCQRDHENCLARYLKNCKQFSMPDKSINTRKSAIKKFLTFLEEKNKKIGEATHLDIEEFLEDERDNETSLSTINNYYAFLKGFFAFCREYGDNKTLDFSKVNFSLTNAKNIELFSDEEIDEVFSIISLIKKDSVRIRDDLMISLLLFTGCTLRELHSLNVYTLQKTLREDDDYCILLNEQLILFRSNSLRKIKVPELIIEKIKEYRNQVLNSNTDIEELKEGTALFLSTYGEKKGGFHRINYSTLQDRMSQIKKKSRFKDRKVSIKNIRHTVISKLVNSSQRLDLVSEIVGLDIASLKYYIEDQSSFEEEIRQLTSNYHPFKSYFSQ, encoded by the coding sequence TTGAAAAAGAATGATTGTCAAAGAGATCATGAAAACTGTCTAGCGAGGTATCTAAAAAATTGCAAACAATTTTCGATGCCAGATAAATCAATTAATACTCGTAAATCGGCAATTAAAAAGTTTTTAACATTTCTTGAGGAAAAAAACAAAAAAATTGGTGAAGCAACTCATTTAGATATAGAAGAGTTTTTAGAGGATGAAAGGGATAATGAAACTTCTCTTAGTACTATAAATAACTATTATGCATTTCTAAAAGGGTTCTTTGCGTTTTGTCGTGAATATGGGGATAACAAGACACTAGATTTTAGCAAGGTGAATTTTAGTTTAACAAACGCAAAAAATATAGAATTATTTAGTGATGAAGAGATAGATGAGGTATTCTCCATTATTTCCCTGATAAAAAAGGACTCTGTTAGAATTAGAGATGATTTAATGATTAGTTTATTGCTGTTTACAGGTTGCACGTTAAGGGAATTACATTCATTAAATGTTTATACATTGCAAAAAACATTAAGGGAGGATGACGATTACTGTATATTATTAAACGAACAGTTAATTTTGTTTCGGAGCAATAGTTTAAGGAAGATCAAGGTTCCTGAACTGATTATTGAAAAAATAAAAGAATATCGAAATCAAGTACTTAACAGCAATACTGATATTGAAGAGCTAAAAGAGGGGACTGCTCTATTTTTGTCCACTTATGGTGAGAAAAAGGGAGGATTCCATAGAATCAATTACAGCACATTACAAGATAGAATGAGTCAGATTAAAAAGAAAAGTAGATTCAAGGATAGAAAAGTATCAATTAAAAATATTCGTCACACAGTAATCTCAAAACTAGTAAATAGTAGTCAACGTTTAGACTTAGTTAGTGAAATTGTTGGACTTGATATTGCCAGTCTTAAATATTATATTGAAGATCAATCTTCTTTTGAAGAGGAAATAAGACAATTAACCTCTAATTATCATCCTTTTAAGTCATATTTTTCCCAATAG
- a CDS encoding cupin domain-containing protein gives MHYQAINLNEKLSTFNDLWSPKVIAEINDYQFKLIKIAGDFMWHEHQGTDKVFIVLEGEMFIAFRDGQVKISKGEMFIVPGGADHKPFAEKECHIMLVEPRGVINTGGTESE, from the coding sequence ATGCATTACCAAGCTATTAATCTGAATGAGAAGCTATCTACATTCAACGATCTCTGGTCTCCAAAAGTCATTGCTGAAATAAATGACTATCAATTTAAGCTCATTAAGATTGCTGGGGATTTTATGTGGCACGAGCATCAAGGGACGGATAAGGTATTTATTGTGCTCGAAGGAGAGATGTTCATTGCTTTTCGTGATGGACAAGTGAAAATTTCCAAGGGTGAGATGTTTATTGTCCCGGGGGGAGCCGATCATAAGCCTTTCGCCGAAAAGGAATGCCATATCATGTTGGTGGAGCCTAGAGGCGTAATAAACACTGGCGGTACTGAGTCCGAATGA
- a CDS encoding zinc-binding alcohol dehydrogenase family protein, which translates to MNTDQKMKAVGAYRYLPISNPESLIDLHLDKPEPTGRDLLVRVKAISVNPADVGVRESHNYEAGSPKILGWDAAGIVEQVGPDCQLFKPGDKIYYAGSVSRPGSNSEFHLVDERIVGNMPRSLDFAAAAALPLTSITAWEGLFDRLGISVNTGENKNILIIGAAGGVGSIAIQLAKLAGLTVIGTASRPESIQWAKGLGADFIINHNNPFHPQLKEVGIDAVDYILCLNDTVQHLENMAEVIVPQGKICAIVPANKTTWAGSLKMDLLFSKSVTFVWEFMFTRSLFHTNDMIKQHELLNELADLIDDGKIKTTLTERLEPINAANLRLAHEKLESGRTIGKIVLENF; encoded by the coding sequence ATGAATACGGACCAAAAGATGAAAGCTGTCGGTGCTTACCGATACCTCCCTATATCCAATCCGGAAAGCCTTATTGATCTGCACTTGGATAAACCGGAACCTACAGGCCGCGATTTGCTTGTACGTGTAAAAGCAATCTCCGTTAACCCTGCAGACGTAGGCGTCCGTGAAAGTCATAACTACGAAGCCGGTTCACCGAAAATTCTTGGTTGGGATGCCGCTGGAATCGTAGAACAAGTCGGTCCTGACTGCCAATTGTTTAAACCTGGGGACAAGATCTATTATGCGGGCAGTGTGTCTCGACCAGGCAGTAACAGCGAATTTCACTTAGTTGATGAACGAATTGTGGGAAATATGCCACGAAGTTTGGATTTCGCTGCCGCCGCCGCATTACCGCTTACCTCGATAACTGCATGGGAGGGCCTTTTTGATCGTTTAGGAATAAGCGTAAATACAGGCGAAAACAAAAACATACTCATTATCGGTGCAGCTGGAGGAGTAGGATCGATTGCCATTCAACTTGCAAAATTAGCAGGTTTGACCGTCATCGGTACTGCTTCACGTCCAGAGTCAATTCAATGGGCTAAAGGTCTCGGTGCGGATTTTATCATAAACCACAACAACCCTTTTCACCCTCAACTCAAGGAAGTTGGTATTGACGCCGTCGATTATATCCTTTGCTTGAATGATACGGTTCAGCATCTTGAGAATATGGCAGAAGTCATTGTCCCCCAAGGTAAAATTTGCGCTATCGTTCCCGCTAATAAAACTACCTGGGCAGGGAGCTTGAAAATGGACCTGCTATTTTCTAAAAGTGTAACGTTTGTATGGGAGTTCATGTTTACACGGTCCTTATTTCATACCAATGACATGATCAAACAACACGAATTGTTGAATGAACTGGCGGACTTAATCGATGATGGAAAAATAAAAACTACGCTGACGGAACGACTGGAGCCCATCAATGCAGCAAACCTACGTCTCGCGCATGAGAAGTTGGAATCTGGACGGACCATTGGAAAAATCGTTTTAGAAAACTTCTGA
- a CDS encoding helix-turn-helix transcriptional regulator, whose amino-acid sequence MRVDRLLSMLLLISKKGTVTGKELAEHFEVSIRTIYRDIEKLGEAGIPIASIGGKGGGYYIMEDYNVDNLFLNKDEAATFMAIMNNLSFLFGKNTTFHDIVLKIENTLKQEKNTSKLDINLSHFSMENELKEYLLLLNNAIEKNKLVVFEYINRSMEYLERTVEPFQITFSAGQWYLVGFCKERNDYRRFKLVRIKNLKIGEDFEKKDISNKEIEEVIRNSYLTRGITVTLKFTHKMGEQLTEYFQKEKITKTPNNQYIVVDQFPYEEGLLKFILSFGKECEIVEPCYLRNELQEYIKTILLPYND is encoded by the coding sequence ATGCGCGTAGATCGATTACTATCCATGTTACTCCTTATCTCAAAAAAAGGTACGGTTACAGGCAAAGAGCTTGCGGAACATTTTGAGGTGTCCATACGAACAATTTACAGAGATATAGAAAAGTTAGGTGAAGCAGGCATCCCAATCGCATCCATTGGTGGTAAAGGTGGGGGCTATTACATTATGGAAGACTATAATGTGGACAATCTTTTTTTAAACAAAGATGAAGCCGCTACTTTCATGGCGATAATGAATAATCTAAGTTTTCTATTTGGGAAAAACACAACGTTTCATGATATTGTTTTAAAGATCGAGAATACGCTTAAACAAGAAAAGAATACAAGCAAGTTAGACATTAATCTGTCTCATTTCAGTATGGAAAATGAATTAAAGGAATACCTGCTTCTATTAAACAATGCTATTGAAAAAAATAAGCTAGTGGTATTCGAATATATCAACAGAAGTATGGAGTATCTCGAAAGAACAGTAGAACCGTTTCAAATTACCTTTTCCGCCGGTCAATGGTATTTGGTGGGCTTTTGCAAAGAAAGAAATGACTACAGAAGGTTCAAGCTAGTACGGATCAAGAATTTGAAAATAGGTGAGGACTTCGAAAAAAAGGATATCTCAAATAAAGAAATCGAGGAAGTCATTAGGAATAGCTATCTTACGCGCGGCATAACTGTTACCTTAAAGTTTACTCATAAAATGGGAGAGCAATTAACGGAGTATTTTCAAAAAGAGAAAATAACTAAAACACCTAACAATCAATATATCGTTGTGGATCAATTTCCATATGAGGAGGGATTACTGAAATTTATTTTAAGCTTTGGTAAGGAATGCGAGATAGTGGAGCCCTGTTATTTGAGAAATGAATTACAAGAATATATAAAAACAATATTGCTACCATACAATGACTGA
- a CDS encoding ABC transporter substrate-binding protein, whose amino-acid sequence MQKMKGLLISMLLVAGLLAGCNETPAENKGSTTEGASTTAGKVDTTEWPRTFKDALGKEIVIEKHPENIASLWYFYPEILVALGEPPAASTEKEYLSSLTYLKGKLDSADELGEKLSPNIEKILSIEPDIILATEQHEKMYDSLEKVAPVITLKSKDIYDDWQYGLRTVAEIIGKEDEAEKVIDKMMNEITTGREALKSIEGESVALILSWDGKTFNVLGEGNPVYILAFDKEKGLGLTPDHIFKGTTNKFTTFEGISTVEADHIFLIGDITKKEKLMNDLKQSNVWNNLNAVKKRNVHLMDASAITGGPLAIEYALQNITSALRKL is encoded by the coding sequence ATGCAAAAGATGAAAGGCCTGCTAATCTCCATGCTATTAGTAGCAGGCTTACTGGCAGGTTGTAATGAAACACCTGCTGAAAATAAAGGGTCAACGACAGAAGGCGCATCTACAACAGCAGGTAAGGTAGATACAACTGAATGGCCAAGAACATTTAAGGATGCCTTAGGTAAAGAAATTGTTATTGAGAAACACCCAGAAAATATTGCTTCATTATGGTATTTTTACCCTGAAATACTAGTTGCATTAGGTGAGCCGCCTGCTGCTTCTACTGAAAAAGAGTATCTATCTTCTTTAACCTATTTAAAAGGAAAGCTGGATTCAGCTGATGAATTAGGAGAAAAATTATCACCTAATATTGAAAAAATCCTATCGATAGAGCCTGACATTATTTTAGCAACTGAGCAACATGAAAAAATGTATGATTCACTAGAAAAGGTTGCGCCAGTCATTACGTTAAAATCCAAGGACATCTATGACGATTGGCAATATGGACTCCGTACAGTAGCCGAGATTATTGGAAAAGAAGATGAAGCGGAAAAAGTCATTGATAAAATGATGAACGAAATCACAACTGGGCGCGAAGCATTAAAATCGATTGAAGGAGAGTCAGTAGCCCTTATATTGTCGTGGGATGGAAAAACGTTTAATGTCCTAGGTGAAGGAAATCCGGTCTATATACTTGCGTTTGATAAAGAGAAGGGACTGGGACTTACACCAGACCATATATTTAAAGGTACGACTAATAAATTTACTACGTTTGAAGGAATATCAACTGTTGAAGCAGACCATATTTTCCTTATTGGTGACATTACCAAAAAGGAAAAATTAATGAATGACCTAAAACAAAGCAATGTATGGAATAATCTCAATGCCGTTAAGAAAAGAAATGTTCATTTAATGGATGCGTCCGCTATTACTGGTGGCCCATTAGCTATCGAATACGCTTTGCAAAATATAACAAGTGCCTTGCGTAAGCTCTAA
- a CDS encoding DUF4303 domain-containing protein, whose translation MDFQVLQVKIEAAARAAFEQVRNKYAGQSFCGYALYSDSDAITVCPAVNSTDHLNKMIAGDPDDAIYYRWSPGEWDHEFEGTEFFENISNQLYNEVMSMQSAERHREYKEKVYECCVAALESLKKEGFFSDMSESGVVVFTVSDDTNACDWIARLNRNELAQEFQNWIGG comes from the coding sequence ATGGATTTTCAAGTGCTGCAAGTAAAAATCGAGGCGGCTGCGAGGGCTGCATTCGAGCAAGTAAGAAACAAATATGCAGGACAAAGCTTTTGCGGTTACGCCTTGTATTCCGACTCGGATGCAATCACCGTATGTCCGGCGGTAAACTCAACCGATCACTTGAACAAAATGATTGCCGGAGACCCTGATGATGCGATTTATTATCGCTGGAGTCCAGGGGAATGGGATCATGAATTTGAAGGTACTGAATTCTTTGAGAATATTTCCAATCAATTATATAACGAAGTGATGAGTATGCAGTCGGCGGAAAGACACAGGGAATATAAAGAGAAGGTTTATGAGTGTTGCGTGGCTGCGCTTGAATCACTGAAAAAGGAAGGTTTTTTCTCCGATATGAGCGAATCGGGAGTAGTAGTCTTTACTGTATCGGATGACACAAATGCATGTGATTGGATTGCCCGATTGAACCGAAATGAACTTGCTCAAGAATTTCAGAATTGGATTGGCGGTTGA
- a CDS encoding AraC family transcriptional regulator, with protein sequence MKIDVNQLAEHLAHIPFQVEGVYRYAKNPGVPYAEYTDSFPGFVFPLTGKVQFQFNGTPYIFSPGKVVHGGARMKLAQKMFGNTNWEYILVLYRIYNSELKETSFSHQHFELSTGQSPRLIELIMRLWHVYNQPGGISMFQTEMLFRDVLNETLLCVVNRQNSCESQNLFERVTRYIHEYYDQSLTIASLAEQHNVNRNRLSYVFRRHAGMGPAEYILKHRINMAQEMLFTSDASVQQIAQTVGIADPFYFSRVFKKQLGISPTEYREKFINNPC encoded by the coding sequence GTGAAAATCGACGTTAATCAGTTAGCGGAGCATTTGGCACACATTCCTTTTCAAGTAGAAGGAGTATATCGATATGCGAAAAATCCAGGTGTACCTTACGCTGAATATACAGATTCTTTTCCTGGATTTGTGTTTCCACTTACAGGGAAGGTACAATTTCAATTTAATGGAACGCCTTATATCTTTTCTCCAGGAAAAGTTGTGCATGGCGGTGCAAGAATGAAACTAGCTCAAAAAATGTTCGGTAACACAAACTGGGAATATATCCTTGTTTTATACCGGATATATAACTCAGAACTAAAAGAGACAAGCTTTTCCCATCAGCATTTTGAATTATCAACGGGTCAATCTCCTCGTCTGATTGAATTAATTATGCGCCTTTGGCATGTGTATAATCAGCCTGGTGGCATTTCGATGTTTCAGACCGAAATGCTGTTTCGTGATGTACTGAATGAAACCTTATTATGTGTTGTGAATAGGCAGAATAGCTGTGAATCACAAAATTTGTTCGAACGGGTAACTCGTTATATTCATGAATACTATGATCAAAGCCTTACAATAGCATCGCTTGCAGAACAACATAACGTGAATCGAAATCGACTGTCTTATGTATTTAGAAGACATGCAGGTATGGGACCAGCGGAATACATATTAAAACATCGTATAAACATGGCGCAAGAAATGCTATTTACAAGTGATGCGTCTGTACAACAAATTGCGCAAACGGTTGGAATTGCTGACCCGTTTTATTTTAGTAGAGTGTTCAAGAAACAGCTTGGTATCTCTCCTACTGAATATCGAGAGAAGTTCATCAATAATCCATGCTAA
- a CDS encoding restriction endonuclease has protein sequence MPKRGDDFESFVHFVYDSIIRLEDRNTLVSKNVLVKGRSGARHEFDVYYEFTKANVKHRVAIECKDHSVPISKGKVTEFYGKLSDVDNLAGVMVTRAGYQSGAKEYATHYGISILTIDDLPSLPQITALQLKKAFLPDESVIGEPFWTLMETRNGEVTGTYICPPSNSSSKQIALFYSKRVAEKFLLLMNEQNATVRGMNQQQLKALITYMEPIKSKNYKNDAEFVIIPFEPKNEREWLALPIGLDVLKNDYLTI, from the coding sequence ATGCCAAAACGTGGGGATGATTTTGAGAGCTTTGTACATTTTGTGTATGACTCAATTATCAGACTAGAAGATAGAAATACTCTGGTTTCAAAGAATGTTTTAGTAAAAGGGCGTTCTGGAGCTAGGCATGAATTTGATGTATACTATGAATTTACAAAAGCTAATGTAAAGCATAGAGTTGCAATTGAGTGTAAAGATCATAGCGTACCAATTTCAAAGGGAAAAGTAACCGAATTTTACGGCAAATTAAGTGATGTTGATAATTTAGCTGGAGTAATGGTTACTAGAGCAGGATACCAGTCTGGAGCAAAAGAATATGCGACACATTACGGTATTTCTATATTAACAATTGACGACCTCCCTAGTTTACCGCAAATTACAGCTCTTCAATTAAAAAAAGCATTTTTACCCGATGAAAGTGTTATTGGTGAACCATTTTGGACATTAATGGAGACAAGGAATGGAGAAGTAACCGGAACGTATATTTGCCCACCAAGTAATTCTTCTTCAAAACAAATTGCACTTTTTTACTCTAAAAGAGTAGCTGAGAAGTTTCTATTACTTATGAATGAACAGAACGCAACAGTAAGAGGAATGAATCAACAACAACTAAAGGCTTTAATTACCTATATGGAGCCGATAAAAAGTAAAAACTACAAAAATGATGCCGAATTTGTAATAATCCCGTTTGAACCAAAAAATGAACGTGAATGGTTGGCATTACCAATCGGGTTGGATGTTTTAAAAAACGATTACTTAACAATATAA